The following are from one region of the Methylophilus sp. DW102 genome:
- the murF gene encoding UDP-N-acetylmuramoyl-tripeptide--D-alanyl-D-alanine ligase encodes MIALKTIAEVLQSTLLGNDVTVTSVDTDSRRVLPGQLFVALPGEKFDGHDFLPQVAAQGAVAALISKPVETDLPAVLVKDTRLALGQLASWWRQQLALPLIAVTGSNGKTTSKEMIATIMQVHVGGTDLVLATAGNFNNDIGMPLTLLRLRATHRCAVIEMGMNHLGEIDYLTRLARPNVAVINNAGTAHIGELGSRENIAKAKGEIFAGLAADGVAVINADSDFADYWRGLNPARRVLSFGMQQAADVQGEMLAGDSQFKLSFQDESVEVTLAVPGAHNVMNALAAAASCLAAGVSLTEVAQGLARFAGVKGRLQQKTAACGARLIDDTYNANPDSMKAALDVLSSLGANSVFVMGDMGELGADAEAMHAQIGRYAKDRGIRQFYALGTLTKAAAQAFGPQAQHFESLPSLVEALNQAVTAQDIVLVKGSRFMQMERVVQALVEAQATEQVGK; translated from the coding sequence ATGATTGCGCTGAAAACCATCGCCGAGGTATTGCAAAGCACTTTGCTGGGCAACGACGTCACAGTGACTTCGGTAGATACCGACAGTCGCCGCGTACTGCCCGGGCAATTGTTTGTGGCCTTGCCGGGTGAGAAATTTGACGGCCATGACTTTTTGCCGCAGGTGGCTGCGCAAGGCGCGGTGGCTGCGCTGATCAGCAAGCCCGTAGAGACCGATTTGCCTGCCGTGCTGGTGAAAGATACGCGCCTGGCGTTAGGTCAATTGGCTAGCTGGTGGCGCCAGCAATTGGCATTGCCATTGATTGCGGTCACCGGCAGTAACGGCAAAACCACCAGCAAAGAAATGATTGCCACGATTATGCAAGTGCATGTCGGCGGCACCGATCTGGTGTTGGCCACCGCCGGTAACTTTAATAACGATATCGGCATGCCGCTGACCCTGTTGCGTTTGCGCGCAACGCACCGGTGCGCCGTGATCGAGATGGGCATGAATCATCTCGGTGAGATTGATTACCTGACGCGTCTGGCGCGGCCAAATGTGGCGGTCATCAATAATGCGGGCACTGCGCACATTGGTGAACTGGGGTCGCGGGAAAACATTGCCAAGGCCAAGGGTGAAATTTTTGCCGGATTGGCTGCGGACGGGGTCGCCGTGATCAATGCCGATAGCGACTTTGCCGATTACTGGCGCGGCTTGAATCCTGCGCGCCGGGTGTTGAGCTTTGGCATGCAGCAGGCGGCCGATGTGCAGGGTGAAATGCTGGCTGGTGACAGTCAGTTCAAGCTTAGCTTTCAAGATGAGTCTGTCGAGGTCACGCTGGCCGTGCCAGGTGCTCACAACGTGATGAACGCACTTGCCGCTGCTGCGAGCTGTCTGGCCGCGGGTGTCAGTCTGACCGAAGTGGCGCAAGGCTTGGCCCGGTTTGCAGGCGTCAAGGGCCGTTTGCAACAAAAAACCGCGGCCTGTGGTGCGCGCCTGATTGATGACACTTATAACGCGAATCCGGATTCGATGAAGGCGGCGCTCGATGTGCTCAGCAGCCTGGGCGCGAATAGCGTGTTTGTGATGGGCGACATGGGCGAACTCGGCGCGGATGCTGAGGCCATGCACGCACAGATTGGCCGCTATGCCAAAGACCGGGGCATACGTCAGTTTTATGCACTGGGCACCCTGACTAAAGCCGCTGCGCAGGCGTTTGGGCCGCAGGCACAACATTTTGAGTCATTGCCCAGCCTGGTCGAGGCCTTAAATCAGGCGGTGACTGCGCAAGACATCGTATTGGTCAAAGGGTCACGCTTCATGCAAATGGAGCGCGTGGTACAGGCGTTGGTTGAGGCGCAAGCCACTGAACAGGTGGGGAAATAG
- the mraY gene encoding phospho-N-acetylmuramoyl-pentapeptide-transferase, whose protein sequence is MLLELTKWLASDVHGFHVFNYITFRAVLATLTALAISFLVGPAMIRKLTEYKVGQAVRDDGPQTHLVKAGTPTMGGALILVAIAVSTLLWGNLHNRFIWVVLITTLGFGAVGWVDDYRKVVFKNPKGLSAKEKYFWQSLIGFGVAGFLYATSSTPVETTLIVPFFKHLVFPLSATGFIVLTYLVIVGSSNAVNLTDGLDGLATLPTVMVGSALAIFSYVAGHAVFSKYLGIPYVAGASELMVFCAAMAGAGLGFLWFNAYPAEVFMGDVGALALGAALGVVAVIVRQEIVLFIMGGVFVIETFSVAAQVLYFKYTKKMTGTGKRIFLMAPLHHHYEQKGWKETQVVVRFWIITMMLVLVGLSTLKLR, encoded by the coding sequence ATGTTACTAGAACTAACAAAATGGCTGGCTTCGGATGTGCATGGGTTTCATGTATTCAACTACATCACCTTCAGGGCCGTGCTGGCGACACTGACGGCCTTGGCGATTTCATTCCTGGTCGGCCCGGCCATGATACGCAAGCTGACCGAATACAAAGTCGGTCAGGCGGTGCGTGATGATGGTCCACAAACCCATCTGGTAAAAGCCGGCACCCCGACCATGGGCGGCGCATTGATTCTGGTCGCCATCGCCGTGTCTACCTTGCTCTGGGGCAATTTGCATAACCGCTTTATCTGGGTGGTGTTGATCACTACCTTGGGTTTTGGTGCGGTTGGCTGGGTCGATGACTACCGTAAAGTGGTCTTTAAAAATCCCAAGGGCCTGTCTGCCAAAGAAAAATATTTCTGGCAAAGCCTGATCGGTTTTGGCGTGGCAGGCTTTCTGTACGCGACCTCCAGCACCCCTGTAGAAACCACACTGATTGTGCCTTTCTTCAAGCACCTGGTGTTTCCGCTGAGTGCCACCGGTTTTATTGTGCTGACCTACCTGGTGATTGTCGGTAGCAGCAATGCCGTCAACCTGACCGACGGTCTCGATGGTCTGGCGACCTTGCCTACTGTGATGGTGGGTAGTGCGCTGGCGATTTTCTCGTATGTTGCCGGGCATGCCGTGTTTTCAAAATACCTGGGGATTCCATATGTGGCTGGCGCCAGCGAGTTGATGGTGTTCTGCGCGGCAATGGCTGGTGCGGGCTTGGGCTTTTTGTGGTTTAACGCTTATCCGGCTGAAGTGTTCATGGGCGATGTCGGCGCATTGGCGCTGGGCGCGGCCCTGGGCGTGGTCGCCGTGATTGTACGTCAGGAAATCGTGCTGTTCATCATGGGCGGCGTGTTCGTGATTGAGACTTTCTCGGTGGCCGCGCAAGTGCTGTATTTCAAATACACCAAAAAAATGACTGGGACCGGCAAACGCATCTTTTTGATGGCGCCTTTGCATCACCACTACGAACAAAAGGGCTGGAAAGAGACACAGGTCGTCGTGCGTTTCTGGATCATTACCATGATGCTGGTGCTGGTGGGATTATCCACCCTGAAATTGAGATAA
- a CDS encoding glutaredoxin family protein, protein MKLSPRLNFLILGTAILLAMQWHTWWFYLNPPPDFSHGQVALYATDWCPYCEKTRALLATKGIPYKEMNIETSEEARSQYQRLAANGVPVLLVAGEVVRGYHQQRMEALLDAWQREHKPAALTKEYD, encoded by the coding sequence ATGAAACTTTCCCCACGCTTAAACTTCCTGATTTTAGGGACAGCGATTTTGCTGGCCATGCAATGGCATACCTGGTGGTTTTACCTGAACCCGCCACCAGATTTTAGCCATGGGCAAGTGGCGCTCTACGCCACCGACTGGTGCCCCTATTGCGAAAAAACGCGCGCACTGCTGGCAACGAAAGGCATTCCCTATAAGGAAATGAATATCGAAACCTCAGAAGAAGCGCGCAGCCAATACCAGCGGCTGGCGGCAAACGGCGTCCCCGTCTTATTAGTGGCAGGAGAGGTGGTGCGCGGCTACCACCAGCAGAGAATGGAAGCCCTATTAGATGCTTGGCAACGGGAACACAAACCAGCTGCTCTAACCAAAGAATACGACTGA
- a CDS encoding UDP-N-acetylmuramoyl-L-alanyl-D-glutamate--2,6-diaminopimelate ligase, with translation MSKYIIPAPVHGITADSRKVEKHGLFLAYPGQHSDGRDYIADAIAKGVNTVIWDSEGFDWNPDWQVHNIAIPELKYQVGHIASQFYKNPSEQLWCVGVTGTNGKTTVTHWLAQAYRFLQRQSAVIGTLGNGVLEDLQPTQNTTPGPVELQNMLANFVLDQVQMVAMEVSSHGLDQGRVNGVAFDVAVFTNLTRDHLDYHLTMEAYQAAKRKLFDWQTLSAAVINLDDAFGASLIAELRKQGKTVLSYGLQPEADICATAVTMHATGFEIKVRTPHGIGEVQLHALGQFNVYNALAVLGSLLANQVALPAALQAVSGLVPVAGRMQMFGGGDLPLVVVDYAHTPDALEKALHTLRMQTRGKLTCVFGCGGDRDSGKRSEMGRIADELADLVLMTNDNPRSENPYAIIAAIAEGMRREAAVETDRAKAIALAVSQAGKGDVVLVAGKGHEDYQEIQGIRYPFSDAEWVQSALKKKVNA, from the coding sequence GTGAGTAAATACATTATTCCTGCGCCCGTCCATGGCATCACGGCAGATAGCCGCAAGGTGGAAAAGCATGGCTTGTTCCTCGCTTATCCTGGTCAGCACAGCGATGGCCGCGATTACATCGCCGATGCCATTGCCAAAGGTGTGAATACTGTGATCTGGGATAGTGAGGGCTTTGACTGGAACCCTGACTGGCAAGTCCACAATATTGCCATTCCCGAGCTGAAATATCAGGTGGGCCATATCGCCAGCCAGTTTTACAAAAATCCATCCGAGCAGTTGTGGTGTGTGGGTGTCACCGGTACTAACGGCAAAACCACGGTCACGCATTGGCTGGCGCAGGCTTACCGCTTTTTGCAGCGGCAGTCAGCTGTGATTGGCACACTGGGTAATGGCGTGCTCGAAGACTTGCAGCCTACGCAAAACACTACCCCGGGCCCGGTAGAGTTGCAAAACATGCTGGCCAACTTTGTGTTGGATCAGGTGCAGATGGTGGCGATGGAAGTGTCTTCGCATGGCCTGGATCAGGGGCGTGTGAATGGGGTGGCCTTTGATGTGGCTGTATTCACTAACCTGACGCGTGATCATCTGGATTACCACCTGACCATGGAGGCTTATCAGGCTGCAAAACGCAAATTGTTTGACTGGCAGACCCTGTCAGCCGCGGTCATCAATCTGGATGATGCCTTTGGTGCCAGCTTGATTGCCGAACTGCGCAAGCAGGGTAAAACCGTGCTCAGTTATGGTTTGCAACCAGAAGCAGATATATGTGCCACGGCCGTGACCATGCATGCAACCGGTTTTGAAATCAAGGTGCGTACACCGCATGGCATTGGCGAAGTGCAATTGCACGCGCTGGGCCAATTCAATGTGTATAACGCATTGGCGGTACTGGGCAGCCTGCTGGCCAACCAGGTAGCCTTGCCTGCCGCCTTGCAGGCGGTGTCGGGGCTGGTGCCGGTGGCTGGCCGCATGCAGATGTTTGGTGGTGGCGACCTGCCGCTGGTGGTGGTGGATTATGCCCATACGCCAGACGCGCTGGAGAAAGCCCTGCATACCTTGCGCATGCAAACCCGCGGCAAGCTGACTTGTGTATTTGGCTGTGGCGGTGACCGTGACAGTGGTAAGCGCAGTGAAATGGGGCGCATTGCTGATGAATTGGCCGATCTGGTGTTGATGACCAATGACAATCCGCGCAGTGAGAATCCCTACGCCATTATTGCGGCGATTGCCGAGGGTATGCGCCGTGAAGCCGCGGTCGAGACTGACCGTGCCAAGGCGATTGCATTGGCGGTTAGCCAGGCGGGCAAAGGCGACGTGGTGTTGGTGGCTGGCAAGGGGCATGAGGATTATCAGGAAATCCAGGGCATCCGCTATCCGTTCAGTGATGCGGAGTGGGTACAAAGCGCATTGAAGAAAAAGGTGAACGCATGA
- the mraZ gene encoding division/cell wall cluster transcriptional repressor MraZ, with protein MFRGAVQLSLDAKGRLSVPAKHRDALTAGGQGEVVLTAHPHRCLILYPKAAWEPIETKLTSLSSFNPQTSGIQRMIVGQADVMHLDSAGRLLVNAVLRKFAKLDKEVMMVGQGSHFELWDLAAWDQQLESLMAADQLQIPQELEGFSL; from the coding sequence ATGTTTCGCGGGGCGGTACAGTTGAGTTTGGATGCGAAGGGGCGGCTAAGTGTGCCGGCCAAGCATCGTGACGCCCTGACGGCCGGTGGGCAGGGGGAGGTTGTGCTGACCGCGCATCCGCACCGTTGCCTGATTTTGTATCCCAAAGCAGCTTGGGAGCCGATTGAGACCAAGCTGACCAGTTTGTCCAGTTTTAATCCTCAAACCAGTGGTATTCAGCGCATGATCGTCGGTCAGGCAGATGTGATGCATCTGGATTCTGCGGGCCGCTTGCTGGTGAATGCTGTACTGCGCAAATTTGCCAAGCTCGACAAGGAGGTGATGATGGTCGGGCAGGGTAGTCATTTTGAATTGTGGGATCTGGCCGCATGGGATCAGCAGCTGGAAAGCCTGATGGCGGCGGATCAATTACAGATTCCACAAGAACTCGAAGGATTCTCGCTATGA
- the ftsL gene encoding cell division protein FtsL, whose product MIRLNLILFALTIAMALGVVTAQYKARKLYFELDRQEMLTKQYMTEYDQLQIEQSTWAMHSRLEDFATTRLHMHSPSMQQTQVILLDAPAAP is encoded by the coding sequence GTGATCCGGCTCAATTTGATTTTGTTTGCATTGACGATTGCGATGGCGCTGGGTGTGGTCACGGCCCAATACAAGGCGCGCAAACTGTATTTTGAGCTGGACCGGCAAGAAATGCTGACCAAACAGTACATGACCGAGTATGACCAGTTGCAAATTGAGCAGAGCACCTGGGCCATGCATTCGCGCCTGGAAGATTTTGCGACCACCCGCTTGCATATGCATAGCCCGAGCATGCAGCAAACGCAGGTCATTCTGCTGGATGCGCCAGCGGCGCCCTGA
- a CDS encoding penicillin-binding protein 2, translating into MLLKESQHKLVKLPAWRRRTLLVLLLLSFVLLLGRGFYLQTLHKDYLIKKGEAFSRRKVVLMPHRGKIYDRNFKPLAISLPVESVWANPTDVQFTAAQLKQMAKLLEMPPKELQQKLQKKKKEFVYIKRRVAPDVAKQVMAMKVPGVFSQKEYKRFYPAAEVAAHIVGFTGVDDTGVEGMELYRNNVLSGTPGKRDFVRDRKGHVVEDLVAVKLPHDGQDLVLSIDRTVQYVVHRELSRAVEKHKAKAAAAVVLDAKTGEVLALVNIPTYNPNNPVNVASKLRNSAIVNIFEPGSTMKPVTAAAAMEFGPYQPDTKIQTAPGFLRIGTATIHDAHPNQVLTVSQVIQKSSNVGSAKMALDLNREQLWNTYVQLGFGSPTKIGFPGEASGKVRDYKTWRPIEQATMSYGHGISVTLLQLARAYTVFANEGELLPVTLNKLSEPPVGRQVFSAKVANSVKDMLELVVQPGGTAIKAQVTGYRVAGKTGTAHKLGDHGYEHDKYVGSFVGMVPASNPRLIMAVMIDEPSNGEYYGGSVAAPVFSAVMNDVLRMLVIPQDGNALPVTPPADAAEVKEAM; encoded by the coding sequence ATGTTGCTTAAGGAAAGCCAACACAAGCTGGTCAAGCTGCCGGCCTGGCGCAGAAGAACGCTGCTGGTCTTGCTGCTATTGAGTTTTGTCCTGTTGCTGGGGCGCGGGTTTTACCTGCAAACCTTGCACAAGGATTACCTGATTAAAAAGGGTGAGGCGTTTTCGCGGCGCAAAGTGGTGTTGATGCCACATCGCGGCAAGATTTATGACCGTAACTTCAAGCCATTGGCGATCAGCTTGCCAGTGGAGTCGGTATGGGCTAACCCGACCGACGTACAGTTTACCGCGGCGCAGCTTAAGCAAATGGCGAAATTGCTGGAGATGCCGCCCAAAGAGCTGCAACAGAAGTTGCAGAAAAAGAAAAAAGAATTTGTGTATATCAAACGGAGAGTGGCGCCCGATGTGGCAAAACAGGTGATGGCGATGAAAGTGCCCGGCGTATTCAGTCAAAAAGAATACAAACGCTTCTACCCAGCGGCAGAAGTGGCGGCGCATATCGTCGGTTTCACGGGCGTGGATGACACCGGCGTAGAGGGCATGGAGCTCTATCGCAACAATGTTCTGTCTGGTACACCCGGCAAGCGTGACTTTGTGCGTGACCGCAAGGGCCATGTTGTCGAGGATCTGGTCGCGGTCAAACTGCCGCATGATGGTCAGGATCTGGTACTCAGCATAGACCGCACCGTGCAATATGTGGTGCACCGCGAGTTGTCGCGTGCGGTTGAGAAACACAAAGCCAAGGCGGCCGCAGCGGTGGTGCTGGATGCTAAAACCGGCGAGGTGCTGGCCTTGGTCAATATCCCGACCTATAACCCGAACAATCCGGTCAATGTCGCCAGCAAGCTGCGCAACTCGGCCATCGTCAATATTTTTGAACCGGGCTCGACCATGAAGCCGGTCACTGCGGCGGCAGCCATGGAGTTTGGTCCTTACCAGCCCGATACCAAAATCCAGACTGCCCCCGGCTTTTTGCGTATTGGGACCGCCACCATTCACGATGCCCACCCGAATCAGGTATTGACGGTGTCACAGGTGATCCAGAAGTCCTCCAACGTTGGTTCGGCCAAAATGGCGCTCGATTTAAACCGCGAGCAATTGTGGAACACCTATGTGCAACTCGGCTTTGGCTCACCTACCAAAATCGGGTTCCCGGGTGAGGCCTCTGGCAAGGTGCGTGATTACAAGACCTGGCGTCCGATTGAGCAGGCCACCATGTCTTACGGGCACGGTATCAGCGTGACCTTGTTGCAGTTGGCGCGTGCTTATACCGTGTTTGCCAACGAGGGCGAATTGCTGCCGGTGACACTGAATAAACTTTCCGAGCCACCTGTTGGGCGTCAGGTGTTTTCAGCCAAAGTGGCCAATTCGGTCAAGGACATGCTGGAACTGGTCGTGCAGCCTGGTGGCACCGCGATCAAGGCGCAAGTCACCGGTTACCGCGTGGCGGGTAAAACCGGCACGGCGCACAAACTCGGTGACCATGGCTATGAGCACGACAAATATGTGGGTTCGTTTGTTGGCATGGTGCCCGCCTCTAATCCGCGCCTGATTATGGCGGTGATGATAGACGAACCGAGCAATGGCGAATACTACGGTGGTAGTGTGGCGGCGCCGGTGTTTAGCGCGGTGATGAATGATGTGTTGCGCATGCTGGTGATCCCGCAAGACGGCAATGCGCTGCCTGTGACGCCGCCTGCAGATGCGGCTGAAGTCAAGGAGGCGATGTGA
- the rsmH gene encoding 16S rRNA (cytosine(1402)-N(4))-methyltransferase RsmH gives MTRGAKSAPASLTETSVSPAAASHITVLLHEAVDALNVRADGVYVDGTFGRGGHSRRILSQLGSEGRLIALDRDLAAVAHGQAIADARFSMVHAHFSSMAEVLESLGVQAVDGILLDLGISSPQIDEGERGFSFRFDGPLDMRMDQSRGKTAAQWLAEMPEKQLVEVIKDYGEERFAKQVARALVKEREDGHAITTTGQLAKIVAGAIPKNEPGQNPATRTFQALRIFVNQELEELSLVLPDCLRLLRPQGRLAVISFHSLEDRIVKRFIQSEADRDNLPAGLPIRAKDLPQPRMMPVGKAIKPSKAEVAANVRSRSAVLRVAERTTVQ, from the coding sequence ATGACGCGGGGCGCGAAGTCAGCGCCCGCGTCCTTGACGGAAACGTCAGTGTCACCAGCCGCCGCCAGTCATATCACCGTGTTGTTGCATGAGGCGGTGGACGCCTTGAATGTGCGGGCGGATGGCGTGTATGTGGACGGGACGTTTGGCCGTGGCGGACATAGTCGCCGCATTCTTTCCCAACTGGGTAGTGAAGGCCGTTTGATCGCACTGGACCGTGATCTGGCGGCTGTTGCGCATGGGCAGGCGATTGCCGATGCGCGTTTTAGCATGGTGCATGCGCATTTTTCCTCCATGGCGGAGGTGCTTGAGTCATTGGGTGTGCAGGCAGTGGATGGCATTTTGCTTGATCTGGGGATTTCGTCGCCACAGATTGATGAGGGTGAGCGTGGTTTCAGTTTCCGTTTTGACGGGCCGCTGGACATGCGGATGGATCAAAGCCGCGGCAAGACTGCGGCACAGTGGCTGGCTGAAATGCCAGAAAAACAATTGGTGGAGGTGATTAAAGATTATGGTGAAGAACGGTTTGCTAAGCAGGTTGCAAGGGCGCTTGTTAAAGAGCGCGAAGATGGGCATGCCATCACCACTACAGGACAACTTGCCAAGATCGTGGCAGGCGCCATCCCCAAGAATGAGCCGGGCCAGAACCCTGCAACGCGCACATTTCAGGCTTTACGGATTTTCGTCAATCAAGAGCTTGAGGAACTCTCGCTAGTGTTGCCGGATTGCTTACGTTTGTTGCGCCCGCAAGGCCGTCTGGCGGTGATCAGCTTCCATTCGCTGGAAGATCGCATCGTCAAACGCTTTATTCAGTCGGAAGCAGATCGCGACAACCTGCCCGCAGGCTTGCCTATACGCGCCAAGGACTTGCCACAACCGCGCATGATGCCCGTGGGCAAGGCGATCAAGCCAAGCAAGGCTGAAGTGGCAGCAAATGTACGTTCACGCAGCGCGGTTTTGCGCGTGGCTGAACGCACCACGGTGCAGTAG